The following are encoded in a window of Roseimaritima ulvae genomic DNA:
- a CDS encoding formylglycine-generating enzyme family protein, protein MNIPKLALLCVAALLAPLAVSLAVSRASADDAAQPSQANSLGMQFVQIPAGEYMRGFDNRDGRDHRFHLAHRYSTSQSFRTESPPHRVAISRSFEIGVSEVTVGQFREFVEATGYETDAERGGGALGCFPDEKDYVDRFHKSEEITWKSPGFPQSDRHPVVAVSWHDAQAFCQWLSDKESAKYRLPTEAEWEYACRGGTSTWYSWGEDPDEAYQHGNVADAALEAAQPGTTRYQRAVKLETGQGDGVAFTAAVGRYRANAWGLHDMHGNVWEWCSDRWSAGLYERYFDDVPRQKRDEVLVRDPHFTEQTDQHEYGDWRVIRGGAWTCAPAAVRCSIRTYAEAADATVYTGFRIVRDTPRP, encoded by the coding sequence ATGAATATTCCCAAGCTTGCCCTGCTCTGCGTCGCCGCACTGCTTGCACCGCTGGCGGTTTCGCTCGCAGTTTCGCGTGCCAGCGCCGACGACGCTGCCCAACCGAGCCAAGCCAATTCGCTGGGGATGCAGTTCGTCCAAATCCCCGCGGGCGAATACATGCGCGGTTTCGACAACCGTGATGGACGTGACCACCGCTTCCATTTGGCCCATCGCTACAGCACGAGCCAGAGTTTCAGGACGGAATCGCCGCCGCATCGTGTTGCGATCAGCCGGTCGTTTGAAATCGGCGTCAGCGAAGTCACGGTGGGCCAGTTTCGCGAGTTCGTGGAGGCGACCGGCTACGAAACCGATGCGGAACGAGGCGGCGGGGCACTGGGCTGTTTTCCGGACGAGAAAGATTATGTCGACCGCTTTCACAAGTCGGAGGAGATCACCTGGAAGTCGCCCGGTTTTCCGCAAAGCGATCGACACCCGGTCGTCGCCGTCAGCTGGCACGACGCCCAGGCGTTCTGCCAGTGGCTATCGGACAAAGAGTCCGCCAAGTACCGCCTGCCCACGGAAGCCGAGTGGGAATATGCCTGTCGCGGCGGGACGTCGACATGGTATTCGTGGGGCGAAGATCCCGACGAGGCGTACCAACACGGCAACGTTGCCGACGCCGCATTGGAAGCCGCTCAGCCCGGGACGACGCGTTACCAGCGTGCCGTCAAACTAGAAACAGGGCAAGGCGATGGAGTAGCGTTTACGGCCGCTGTCGGTCGTTACCGAGCCAACGCATGGGGACTGCACGATATGCACGGCAATGTCTGGGAGTGGTGCAGCGACCGCTGGTCGGCTGGCTTGTACGAACGTTATTTTGATGACGTTCCACGACAGAAACGTGACGAGGTACTGGTTCGCGATCCCCACTTCACCGAACAGACCGACCAGCACGAATACGGCGATTGGCGTGTAATTCGTGGCGGAGCGTGGACATGTGCACCAGCCGCCGTCCGCTGTTCGATCCGCACCTACGCCGAAGCCGCCGACGCCACCGTCTACACCGGCTTCCGCATCGTCCGAGACACTCCACGACCGTAG
- a CDS encoding sulfatase family protein: MRAAFFFSACFLFTGLLLPRPVHAADVAKPNVLILYADDLGFGDLKIYNPDSKIPTPNLDRLARSGVRFTDGHSSSGICTPSRYALLTGRHHWRDFHGIVNAFGGSVFKPERLTLPEMMQANGYKTAAIGKWHLGWDWDAIKKPGSKPIGDGRRAGFPPTAFDWSQPIPDGPLAHGFDSYFGDTVINFPPYCWIENDRVQKAPDVMMDTSKWKPIKEGNWECRPGPMASDWDPYQNIPTTTRRGVEFIKSQQESDQPFFLYFAFPSPHAPIIPNDRFDGKSNAGPYGDFVVETDDACGQLLQALEDSGQADNTVVIFSADNGPERYAYARDQKFDHWSSAPLRGLKRDIYEGGHHVPMMIRWPGLTRPETVSNALVSQIDIFATLANHLEFSLPPDAAEDSHNLMPLLRGTGETVRTTHIHNTYQNQYAIREGDWLLINAKNGYGSGRNKAWESKHNVPADDQQPVELYNLADDIGQRNNLAAKHPDRVAAMQARLKQIRQQGYSAPRLAK; the protein is encoded by the coding sequence ATGCGTGCTGCCTTTTTCTTCTCCGCCTGCTTCCTGTTCACCGGCTTGTTGCTGCCGCGCCCGGTGCATGCCGCGGATGTTGCCAAGCCAAACGTATTGATTTTGTATGCGGATGATCTGGGGTTCGGTGACTTAAAAATCTACAACCCGGATTCCAAAATCCCCACGCCGAATTTGGATCGCCTGGCGCGATCGGGTGTGCGGTTTACCGACGGTCATTCGTCGTCGGGGATCTGCACGCCCAGCCGATATGCGTTGTTGACCGGTCGCCATCATTGGCGGGATTTCCATGGCATTGTGAACGCCTTTGGTGGTTCGGTGTTCAAGCCCGAGCGGCTAACGCTGCCGGAGATGATGCAAGCCAACGGATACAAGACGGCGGCGATCGGCAAGTGGCACCTGGGCTGGGATTGGGACGCGATCAAGAAGCCCGGCTCGAAACCGATCGGTGACGGGCGTCGTGCGGGCTTTCCGCCCACAGCCTTTGACTGGAGCCAGCCGATTCCCGACGGCCCACTGGCCCACGGATTCGATTCGTATTTTGGCGACACGGTGATCAATTTTCCGCCCTACTGCTGGATCGAAAACGACCGGGTGCAGAAAGCTCCTGATGTGATGATGGACACCAGCAAGTGGAAACCGATTAAGGAGGGCAACTGGGAGTGCCGACCGGGACCGATGGCGTCGGACTGGGACCCCTACCAAAACATCCCCACGACGACGCGGCGCGGCGTTGAGTTCATTAAAAGCCAGCAGGAAAGCGACCAGCCATTCTTTCTGTATTTCGCTTTCCCCTCACCGCACGCACCGATCATTCCCAACGACCGCTTCGACGGCAAATCCAATGCGGGCCCGTACGGTGACTTTGTGGTTGAGACCGACGATGCTTGCGGCCAACTATTGCAGGCCCTGGAGGACAGCGGGCAAGCCGACAACACGGTGGTGATTTTTAGTGCCGATAATGGACCGGAACGGTATGCTTATGCCCGCGACCAAAAGTTTGATCATTGGTCGTCCGCACCGCTGCGAGGTTTGAAACGCGATATCTACGAAGGCGGTCACCATGTTCCGATGATGATTCGATGGCCTGGCCTCACCAGACCTGAAACCGTAAGTAATGCGTTGGTTTCGCAGATCGATATTTTTGCCACCTTGGCCAACCATTTAGAATTTTCGTTGCCGCCAGATGCCGCAGAGGATTCGCATAACCTGATGCCGTTGCTCCGTGGTACAGGGGAAACGGTTCGGACGACCCACATCCACAACACCTACCAAAATCAATACGCGATTCGCGAAGGCGACTGGCTGTTGATTAACGCCAAGAATGGATACGGCAGCGGGCGTAACAAGGCTTGGGAAAGCAAACACAATGTACCGGCCGACGACCAGCAACCTGTGGAGCTGTATAACTTGGCGGACGACATCGGCCAGCGAAACAACCTGGCGGCAAAACACCCCGACCGAGTTGCGGCGATGCAGGCACGGCTGAAGCAGATTCGCCAGCAAGGTTATTCGGCACCAAGGTTAGCCAAGTAG
- a CDS encoding GxxExxY protein, producing MLNYLRITGFRVGLLLNFKHAKLEFKRIVR from the coding sequence ATGCTAAATTACCTAAGAATAACGGGTTTTCGGGTCGGCCTGCTGTTGAACTTCAAACACGCAAAACTTGAGTTCAAACGGATCGTTCGCTGA
- a CDS encoding ThuA domain-containing protein yields the protein MKTIFSACCALLALCLFSPPVHAQQDAAAAKPLQVVLIAGGCCHDYATQTKLLKAGIEARMNAVVTVVLSPSNKTNARFDIYESDDWADGYDVVLHDECSASVMEEKYVKRILAAHRKGVPAVNIHCAMHSYRWGNFRQPVELGAANAGWYEMLGVQSTGHGPQSPIDVQYSVADHPITKGLEDWTTINEELYNNIRVFGSSTPLATGQQLVQPRKNELKKNPNAKPRQANAVVAWTNEYGPNKTKIFCTTLGHNNDTVGDDRYLDLITRGLLWTTGNLTADGKPTAAFAK from the coding sequence GTGAAAACTATTTTCTCCGCGTGCTGCGCTTTGCTGGCCCTTTGCCTTTTCTCCCCCCCGGTTCATGCCCAGCAGGATGCGGCGGCGGCGAAACCCCTCCAAGTCGTGCTGATCGCCGGCGGTTGCTGTCACGACTACGCCACCCAGACGAAACTGCTCAAGGCGGGCATCGAAGCGAGAATGAACGCTGTGGTGACGGTGGTGCTGAGTCCCAGCAATAAGACGAATGCTCGCTTCGATATCTATGAATCGGATGATTGGGCCGATGGCTACGACGTGGTTTTGCACGATGAGTGTTCCGCGTCGGTGATGGAAGAAAAATACGTCAAGCGGATCTTGGCGGCTCATCGCAAGGGCGTTCCGGCGGTCAATATCCACTGCGCCATGCACAGTTACCGATGGGGCAATTTTCGTCAGCCGGTCGAGTTGGGCGCGGCCAACGCGGGCTGGTACGAAATGCTCGGCGTGCAATCCACCGGACATGGCCCCCAGTCGCCGATTGATGTCCAGTATTCCGTCGCCGACCACCCCATCACCAAAGGGCTGGAAGATTGGACCACCATCAACGAAGAGCTGTACAACAACATTCGCGTCTTTGGCAGCAGCACTCCCTTGGCTACCGGGCAACAACTGGTGCAGCCACGCAAGAATGAGCTGAAAAAGAATCCCAACGCCAAACCTCGCCAAGCCAACGCCGTGGTGGCGTGGACCAACGAATACGGTCCCAACAAAACCAAGATCTTCTGCACCACACTGGGGCATAATAACGATACCGTGGGCGATGACCGCTACCTGGACCTGATAACTCGCGGACTGCTGTGGACGACCGGGAACTTGACGGCCGATGGCAAACCCACGGCGGCCTTTGCAAAGTAA